The genomic window TACTAAAAGCAGCTGACCCGGGGGGTGACAATTGATATTTCGCgcgaaataattttttccttacgcccccgcccccgccttTCAGATGATCCAGATCAGGGCGACAAAGTTcttcgcgacggcggcgttggCGCCGTTCTCGACGCGCTTCGACGCTTTGCAGAGAACGCGTGTCTGCAAGCGAAAGGATGCGCAACGCTGGGCCACTTAGCGGCGACAGGTCAGTGATCAGTGGAGCAACACTTATTCTAATTCTCCTAATATCAACGCAACTCGCGTCCCTCGCATCCGATCTATTAGAACAAGAACTCGCGTCATTTGTACTTTGAGGATACCAGGTGTTTTTTCCACGCGTACCCTATGAGCGACTCGGCGATTTTGTCCCGCGCGTATCGTTTGGCGGATCAGGTCCTCGCGCTTTCAAGTGAGCCATCCGTCCGTGTCATCTCTCCTtcctttatttattttaacGTGGAATGGGATCTattgacgttttttgttcCTCGTCGCTTAGAGGAGCTCgcacgtgccgtcgccgcggctGGCGGCGTTCAGCAGAGTCTCCAAGCTCTTCGTCACTTTcccaacgacgtcgatgtccAAAAAGCCGGTTGCCATGCCTTGGCCAATATGTCGCTCGAAGGCGAGGCATTTGtccgagaaaaagaaaccggATTTCATCCGTCTTTTTATGCAGAGTGCGTTGCTGACGATGTCGTTGCTAATGGCGGTCTCGAGTTGATGTTGGCTGCCATTGCAAGGTTTCCGGACGATGCGGAGCTTCAGGACAGTGCGTGCCGAGCGATTGGGAGTCTAGCGGCAAACGGTGAGAAAATCTCAGCCTTTTGCCCCCGCGAGAGAAATTCCGCGACGCTTCCACACGCTTCCACTCATAAACATTCCCATGCAGATGGACTTTGCCGGCAGGTGGCGACGGCCGGCGGGATGCGCGTCGTTCTCGAAGCGATGAAGAAGCACAAGGAAAGCGATTTGGTGCAGGAGTGCGGCTGCTGGGCCATTGTGTCCATGTCCGAGAATTGTACGCGAGTATTCGGTATGATTTCTTTATGACGTTTTTCGAGTAGGTGAGAATTGCGTTGATCTGATCAACGCCGGTGCCATGGACGCGACGCTCTACGCTATGGAGATGTATTATACCGGCGATGCGTTGCAGGAGTACGGGTGTCGCATTTTGGCGAATATGTCCGTTGCTGGTTAGTCGAGCAGCGCTGAGAGCGTTTTGAAATGGTAGGGGAGACAATTGTTTTCCCCCTTTAGATAATTTTGAGCCGTCCATGGCGAATGAAAAGATTGTTGACGCGATACTCGGCGCCATGGAGCGCTATACGAAGAACTTGGAAATCCAAGAGCACGCGCTGTTTGGTTTGGGAAAGGTTATCCTCGATTCTGGTGAGTCGTGGGGGAGGTCTGGGGTCGAAAGTGCACCCACGTTGATTCTCCCTGACGCAAATCGCACTTAGCAGGAAAGTGATGTTTGTTTGACGTACGCACGTAGAGTTATTGACTTTGTACGCTTTCGAGAGGCTTCTGTGTGGTGGTACAACCCGTCACTTGTCCTGACACGTAATCAGCACCTGTGGGAATCATATACCTTACAGGGCTTACACGTGATTAGCGCCTGTGTAATCAAAAATTCCGTCATCTAGATACGATTCACGATCACGTGATACAGAATGACGGCATCAAGTTGATCGTTTCCGCTTTGAACGCGTTTCCCAATAACATTCAAGTGGTTCAGAGCAGTTGTCGCGCGCTCGGCGCACTGGCCATGCACAAGACGACTCGACATCTGATGGAAGAGGACGGCGGCGTAGATGCCATCATAAAAACGATCAAACGCGAAGAATTGGCCAATAATCAAGTCGTTCAGATGATCTGCTGCAATACGTTGGCTTGTTTGGTTGACCAAGCAGGTCGGTCAAAAGTCACGTGGattaaatcaataatttataGTATTGACCCCTTTTAGATGTTTCGCTGAAGAAACGCATTGTAGatgcaacgacgacgaaggcgatgGTTGCGGCGGTGAAGACGTTTCCAAGCGACGCTGAATTGGCTGAGTGCGTGTGCCGTGCAGTCAGCTCCCTTGCAGCCTCAGGTGAGACCCTTTGGTACTTACTTACACTAGGAAATGGGCTTTATGTGTGTGTAGAGGAACTTCTTCCGCAAGTTCAGGCATCTGGGGCTTTTCAAGCCGTACTCAGTTCCCTCGAATCTCACAAGGATAACCCGGACGTGCAGGAGGTGGGAGTTCACGCTATAAGGTCAGTCCTtgattaaaataaataaataaataaatatatacgTTCTTTAGTTTTGCTGATCTTTTGAAGTCTGCATCTCCCGGATCTGTGTCGATCAATGCTCTCGTCTCAGCCGTTGCCGGCGGAATGAATGAACTCGGTGACAACGTCACGATTCAGATGAACGGATGCCGACTTCTCTCGCACTGCGCTCTCAAGGAAAGCAATCACGTTGCCATAGCGAAGGAGTGCGGCGTTCGAGCGACACTTCGCACCATGAAAGGATTTCCCAAGAATGCAACAATTCAGGAGAGCGGATGCCGTCTCCTTGGCCTCCTCTCCTACAACTGTAATAAATCAGTAAAACATAAGGAATAGTCTCCCTGACTTATTTTATCGTTTTTAGCTGAAACTCAGCAATATGTCGTGAGTTTGGGCGGCATTGAAGCGACTCTCGCTGCCATGATTTCCTGTAATGTGGCAGAAGTTCTAGTGGCAGCGTGCGGGACATTGACCTGCGTTGCCATGACTGGTATGTGTATAAATAAAATCGATACGTTTTACAAGAGTCTTCTGTTCTATTTAGAGAAAAATGTTGAGCGTATTGTAGCCCAGGATGGAATCAAGTCCATCGTGGATTCCATGCTTGCGTTTCCGGAGAATAAGGACGTTCAGATGACCGGATGTTTGGCTTTGAAGATGCTCACAGAGTCAAGTACGCAAGCGCAAATTGATTGgaataatattttttatttgtgtGCTCTTATAGAATCGGTTATTGGCAAAATTGTTTCTGCTGGGGGCGTGGACGCTCTCACGAAAGCCATCGAAGCCTTTCCAAAGATAACCGACCTGACGAAGGAAGCCGAAGACGCATTGGAAACAA from Oscarella lobularis chromosome 1, ooOscLobu1.1, whole genome shotgun sequence includes these protein-coding regions:
- the LOC136199509 gene encoding uncharacterized protein isoform X1 → MSGSTSTALLTSSLFSEPRSRTKSGQMAKMSVEKPPARKASRCLSLAGQSTSGASRRKISTMRPIRLPGLVKGDGALTGKEGVTALLLAMQHFARERELQLAGCKILTTWGTICEKDFSISPLGSASRVMHTFADDAEVVEWGIAALGKVIADDPDQGDKVLRDGGVGAVLDALRRFAENACLQAKGCATLGHLAATEELARAVAAAGGVQQSLQALRHFPNDVDVQKAGCHALANMSLEECVADDVVANGGLELMLAAIARFPDDAELQDSACRAIGSLAANDGLCRQVATAGGMRVVLEAMKKHKESDLVQECGCWAIVSMSENCENCVDLINAGAMDATLYAMEMYYTGDALQEYGCRILANMSVADNFEPSMANEKIVDAILGAMERYTKNLEIQEHALFGLGKVILDSDTIHDHVIQNDGIKLIVSALNAFPNNIQVVQSSCRALGALAMHKTTRHLMEEDGGVDAIIKTIKREELANNQVVQMICCNTLACLVDQADVSLKKRIVDATTTKAMVAAVKTFPSDAELAECVCRAVSSLAASEELLPQVQASGAFQAVLSSLESHKDNPDVQEVGVHAISFADLLKSASPGSVSINALVSAVAGGMNELGDNVTIQMNGCRLLSHCALKESNHVAIAKECGVRATLRTMKGFPKNATIQESGCRLLGLLSYNSETQQYVVSLGGIEATLAAMISCNVAEVLVAACGTLTCVAMTEKNVERIVAQDGIKSIVDSMLAFPENKDVQMTGCLALKMLTESKSVIGKIVSAGGVDALTKAIEAFPKITDLTKEAEDALETIKKQTKT
- the LOC136199509 gene encoding uncharacterized protein isoform X2; the protein is MSTTRSHESLLLRSLSEGQLDASKGRMLLCQTRPKLPLCRTTSLSPYRLGKPKPKHRPLRQALSFGDASISLLKAADPGDDPDQGDKVLRDGGVGAVLDALRRFAENACLQAKGCATLGHLAATEELARAVAAAGGVQQSLQALRHFPNDVDVQKAGCHALANMSLEECVADDVVANGGLELMLAAIARFPDDAELQDSACRAIGSLAANDGLCRQVATAGGMRVVLEAMKKHKESDLVQECGCWAIVSMSENCENCVDLINAGAMDATLYAMEMYYTGDALQEYGCRILANMSVADNFEPSMANEKIVDAILGAMERYTKNLEIQEHALFGLGKVILDSDTIHDHVIQNDGIKLIVSALNAFPNNIQVVQSSCRALGALAMHKTTRHLMEEDGGVDAIIKTIKREELANNQVVQMICCNTLACLVDQADVSLKKRIVDATTTKAMVAAVKTFPSDAELAECVCRAVSSLAASEELLPQVQASGAFQAVLSSLESHKDNPDVQEVGVHAISFADLLKSASPGSVSINALVSAVAGGMNELGDNVTIQMNGCRLLSHCALKESNHVAIAKECGVRATLRTMKGFPKNATIQESGCRLLGLLSYNSETQQYVVSLGGIEATLAAMISCNVAEVLVAACGTLTCVAMTEKNVERIVAQDGIKSIVDSMLAFPENKDVQMTGCLALKMLTESKSVIGKIVSAGGVDALTKAIEAFPKITDLTKEAEDALETIKKQTKT